In Chelonia mydas isolate rCheMyd1 chromosome 28, rCheMyd1.pri.v2, whole genome shotgun sequence, a single window of DNA contains:
- the LOC114020163 gene encoding zinc finger protein 501 isoform X12 yields the protein MQENYENVTSLGFAISKTDMMSQLERGKESWVPDLQGSEEREMLRSAFTGDGIMGKNVEQSPHQKDAEQVEAHGASSRRSKGNVSRSQEQGKACDRQHRPERQQGNKPQEKVGKSINCQGTQKDLKEITSQQRILKGKRKNTCSECGKNFNYRSGLIRHEIIHTQERPHECCECGKSFNQTSALIRHQRIHRGERPYKCHECGKNFPDSSTLIKHQRIHTGERPYGCCECGKSFTQSSALITHKRIHTGERHYKCCECGKSFTQSSALITHQRLHTGEKPYECCECAKNFTDSSALIKHQRIHTKERPYECCECGKSFTQSSDLTTHQRIHTGERPYECSECGKSFTQSSDLTTHQRIHTGESPYECSECGKGFTQSSALITHQRIHTGERPYECCECGKNFTDCSALLKHQRIHTGERPYECSECGKSFTQSSALITHKRLHTGERPYVCTECGKNFTRSSALIYHQRIHKGDEHHKNLV from the exons GGTTTGCAATTTCCAAAACTGACATGATGTCCCAGCTGGAAAGAGGAAAAGAGTCATGGGTCCCAGATCTCCAGGGATCTGAGGAAAGAGAGATGCTGAGAAGTGCCTTCACAG GTGATGGGATAATGGGTAAGAACGTGGAGCAGAGTCCTCACCAGAAAGATGCTGAGCAAGTGGAAGCGCATGGAGCATCATCACGAAGGTCCAAAGGGAATGTGTCCAGGAGCCAAGAGCAGGGTAAAGCCTGTGACaggcagcacaggccagagaggcagcagggaaacaaACCACAGGAGAAAGTTGGTAAATCCATTAATTGTCAGGGAACTCAAAAGGACCTCAAGGAAATCACCAGTCAGCAGAGAATCCtcaaggggaagagaaaaaatacatgcagtgagtgtgggaaaaacttcaatTACCGCTCAGGCCTTATTAGACATGAGATAATCCACACACAAGAGAGACCCCATGagtgctgtgagtgtgggaaaagcttcaatcagaccTCAGCCCTTATTAGACATCAGCGAATACACAGAGGAGAGAGACCATACAAATgccatgagtgtgggaaaaacttcccTGACAGCTCAACccttattaaacatcagagaatccacactggggaGAGACCTTATggatgctgtgagtgtgggaaaagcttcactcagagctcagCCCTTATTACACataagagaatccacactggggaAAGACACTataaatgctgtgagtgtgggaaaagtttcactcagagctcagcccttattacacatcagagacTTCACACTGGGGAAAAACCCTATGAATGTTGTGAGTGTGCCAAAAACTTCACTGACAGCTCAGCccttattaaacatcagagaatccacacaaaGGAGAGACCCTATGAGTGCtgcgagtgcgggaaaagctttacTCAGAGCTCAGACCTTACTacccatcagagaatccacacaggagagaggccctatgagtgcagtgagtgtgggaaaagcttcactcagagctcagACCTTactacacatcagagaatccacactggggaAAGCCcttatgaatgcagtgagtgtgggaaaggcTTCACGCAGAGCTCAgcccttattacacatcagagaatccacacgggagagcgaCCCTATGAgtgttgtgagtgtgggaaaaacttcactgACTGTTCAGCCCTtcttaaacatcagagaatccacaccggggagagaccctatgaatgctctgaatgtgggaaaagcttcactcagagctcagCCCTTATTACACATAAGAGActtcacacaggagagagaccctatgtatgcactgagtgtgggaaaaacttcactcGGAGCTCTGCCCTTATctatcatcagagaatccataaGGGAGACGAACACCATAAAAACCTTGTCTAG
- the LOC114020163 gene encoding zinc finger protein 436 isoform X11 produces the protein MQENYENVTSLAGFAISKTDMMSQLERGKESWVPDLQGSEEREMLRSAFTAGDGIMGKNVEQSPHQKDAEQVEAHGASSRRSKGNVSRSQEQGKACDRQHRPERQQGNKPQEKVGKSINCQGTQKDLKEITSQQRILKGKRKNTCSECGKNFNYRSGLIRHEIIHTQERPHECCECGKSFNQTSALIRHQRIHRGERPYKCHECGKNFPDSSTLIKHQRIHTGERPYGCCECGKSFTQSSALITHKRIHTGERHYKCCECGKSFTQSSALITHQRLHTGEKPYECCECAKNFTDSSALIKHQRIHTKERPYECCECGKSFTQSSDLTTHQRIHTGERPYECSECGKSFTQSSDLTTHQRIHTGESPYECSECGKGFTQSSALITHQRIHTGERPYECCECGKNFTDCSALLKHQRIHTGERPYECSECGKSFTQSSALITHKRLHTGERPYVCTECGKNFTRSSALIYHQRIHKGDEHHKNLV, from the exons caGGGTTTGCAATTTCCAAAACTGACATGATGTCCCAGCTGGAAAGAGGAAAAGAGTCATGGGTCCCAGATCTCCAGGGATCTGAGGAAAGAGAGATGCTGAGAAGTGCCTTCACAG CAGGTGATGGGATAATGGGTAAGAACGTGGAGCAGAGTCCTCACCAGAAAGATGCTGAGCAAGTGGAAGCGCATGGAGCATCATCACGAAGGTCCAAAGGGAATGTGTCCAGGAGCCAAGAGCAGGGTAAAGCCTGTGACaggcagcacaggccagagaggcagcagggaaacaaACCACAGGAGAAAGTTGGTAAATCCATTAATTGTCAGGGAACTCAAAAGGACCTCAAGGAAATCACCAGTCAGCAGAGAATCCtcaaggggaagagaaaaaatacatgcagtgagtgtgggaaaaacttcaatTACCGCTCAGGCCTTATTAGACATGAGATAATCCACACACAAGAGAGACCCCATGagtgctgtgagtgtgggaaaagcttcaatcagaccTCAGCCCTTATTAGACATCAGCGAATACACAGAGGAGAGAGACCATACAAATgccatgagtgtgggaaaaacttcccTGACAGCTCAACccttattaaacatcagagaatccacactggggaGAGACCTTATggatgctgtgagtgtgggaaaagcttcactcagagctcagCCCTTATTACACataagagaatccacactggggaAAGACACTataaatgctgtgagtgtgggaaaagtttcactcagagctcagcccttattacacatcagagacTTCACACTGGGGAAAAACCCTATGAATGTTGTGAGTGTGCCAAAAACTTCACTGACAGCTCAGCccttattaaacatcagagaatccacacaaaGGAGAGACCCTATGAGTGCtgcgagtgcgggaaaagctttacTCAGAGCTCAGACCTTACTacccatcagagaatccacacaggagagaggccctatgagtgcagtgagtgtgggaaaagcttcactcagagctcagACCTTactacacatcagagaatccacactggggaAAGCCcttatgaatgcagtgagtgtgggaaaggcTTCACGCAGAGCTCAgcccttattacacatcagagaatccacacgggagagcgaCCCTATGAgtgttgtgagtgtgggaaaaacttcactgACTGTTCAGCCCTtcttaaacatcagagaatccacaccggggagagaccctatgaatgctctgaatgtgggaaaagcttcactcagagctcagCCCTTATTACACATAAGAGActtcacacaggagagagaccctatgtatgcactgagtgtgggaaaaacttcactcGGAGCTCTGCCCTTATctatcatcagagaatccataaGGGAGACGAACACCATAAAAACCTTGTCTAG